The proteins below are encoded in one region of Aquisphaera giovannonii:
- a CDS encoding GspE/PulE family protein — translation MAKSRDWTEILIRRGIIGPDQLKEAQRSGAAVEDALVKLGYAEMDDIVKAKAEQHGLPFIELREVEIPPSVIGLVNESLARENIVMPLAEGNGSIKVIMHDPMGFETIEKLRFVLNREIEVALAPKEAIVEAINKYYGASGTETESVDSMLQEFTDTQIDFAEDGGTGSKPGTTNTLEEGDAPVIKLVHLIIQEAVTNRASDIHIEPFADRVRIRYRIDGVLMERDSAPRRLLGAIVSRLKIMGQIDIAEKRRPQDGRIKILVAGKDIDLRVSILPTTHGQSVVMRILDRENIKVGLQDLGFGDEDFAKFKSLVKRPNGILLVTGPTGSGKTTTLYAALNELNRPDVKIITAEDPVEYYLPGVNQCEVKAKIGMTFARIIRAMLRQNPNILLVGEIRDLETAETAIQASLTGHLVFSTLHTNDAPSAVTRLVDIGIQPFLVASSVLAIMAQRLVRKVCPKCKVRYEPPAHILAGLGLRPELAKKANFMKGKGCSHCNKKGYRGRMGIYELMTMTTGIRELAFKGESTMALRKLARKQGMRTLFEDGIIKAIKGLTTLDEVLRITKNDVSTDPVPAAKKEVKPA, via the coding sequence ATGGCCAAGAGTCGCGATTGGACCGAGATCCTGATCCGCCGCGGGATCATCGGCCCGGATCAGCTCAAGGAAGCTCAGCGGTCCGGCGCCGCCGTCGAGGACGCGCTGGTGAAGCTCGGATACGCCGAGATGGACGACATCGTCAAGGCGAAGGCGGAGCAGCACGGCCTCCCGTTCATCGAGCTCCGCGAAGTCGAGATCCCCCCCTCCGTCATCGGCCTCGTGAACGAGTCGCTCGCCCGCGAGAACATCGTCATGCCCCTCGCCGAGGGGAACGGATCCATCAAGGTCATCATGCATGACCCGATGGGATTCGAGACGATCGAGAAGCTGCGGTTCGTCCTCAACCGCGAGATCGAGGTCGCCCTCGCGCCCAAGGAGGCGATCGTCGAGGCGATCAACAAGTACTACGGGGCGTCCGGGACGGAGACCGAGTCCGTGGACTCGATGCTCCAGGAGTTCACCGACACCCAGATCGACTTCGCGGAGGACGGGGGGACCGGGTCGAAGCCCGGCACCACCAATACGCTGGAGGAAGGCGACGCCCCGGTCATCAAGCTGGTGCACCTGATCATCCAGGAGGCGGTCACGAACCGGGCCTCCGACATCCACATCGAGCCCTTCGCCGACCGCGTCCGGATCCGGTACCGGATCGACGGCGTCCTCATGGAACGCGACTCCGCGCCCCGTCGGCTCCTGGGGGCGATCGTCAGCCGCCTCAAGATCATGGGCCAGATCGACATCGCCGAGAAGCGACGGCCCCAGGACGGCCGGATCAAGATCCTGGTCGCCGGGAAGGACATTGACCTCCGTGTGAGCATCCTCCCAACCACCCACGGCCAGTCGGTCGTGATGCGGATCCTCGACCGCGAGAACATCAAGGTCGGGCTCCAGGACCTCGGGTTCGGCGACGAGGACTTCGCCAAGTTCAAGAGCCTGGTCAAGCGCCCCAACGGCATCCTCCTGGTGACCGGGCCGACCGGCTCGGGCAAGACGACGACCCTCTACGCCGCGCTCAACGAGCTGAACCGGCCGGACGTGAAGATCATCACGGCCGAGGATCCCGTGGAGTACTACCTGCCGGGAGTGAACCAATGTGAGGTGAAGGCCAAGATCGGGATGACCTTCGCCCGGATCATCCGCGCCATGCTCCGGCAGAACCCGAACATCCTCCTCGTCGGCGAAATCCGCGATTTGGAGACGGCGGAGACGGCGATCCAGGCCAGTCTGACAGGACACCTGGTTTTCAGTACTCTACACACGAACGATGCGCCCAGTGCCGTTACACGTCTGGTGGACATCGGCATCCAGCCGTTCCTCGTCGCCAGCTCCGTGCTTGCGATCATGGCACAACGCCTCGTCAGGAAAGTTTGTCCCAAGTGCAAGGTGAGGTATGAGCCGCCTGCACACATCCTCGCGGGCCTCGGGCTGCGTCCGGAGCTGGCGAAGAAGGCCAACTTCATGAAGGGGAAGGGTTGCAGCCATTGCAACAAGAAGGGCTACCGCGGCCGCATGGGCATCTACGAGCTGATGACGATGACCACCGGCATCCGCGAGCTCGCGTTCAAGGGCGAATCCACGATGGCGCTCCGTAAACTCGCCCGCAAGCAGGGGATGCGGACGCTCTTCGAGGACGGCATCATCAAGGCCATCAAGGGGCTGACCACGCTCGACGAGGTCCTCCGGATCACGAAGAACGACGTCTCGACCGACCCGGTCCCGGCGGCGAAGAAGGAAGTCAAGCCGGCGTGA
- a CDS encoding GspE/PulE family protein: MARRLGTIMVDMGYLDEEGLWKALEEQKRSSNELLGKVAVRLGLVKEEQVLKALGEQLGMKVMKLADTTIPAEMTELVNESMATAYKVVPVSQNKKDKSVTVAMAEPQNPSTIDSLRMFLGVDVKGAIASEADVMSAIERLYAGHQESIQDVVKQIESDKGLSAFANRNQNTIDLEAIEEMAEAAPVRKLLNMVLLLAIKDKASDIHFEPFEEEYKMRYRVDGILYELVPPPRHLAPAISSRIKVMSNLDIAERRLPQDGKIQLALGGNNVDIRVSTLPTMFGESVVLRILDRSVVQLDLRKLGMPEDTLATWMQVIHKPNGIILVTGPTSSGKTTTLYATLNELNKIEDKIITTEEPVEYEIEGLIQVPINPEIGVTFANCLRAILRQDPDKILVGETRDLETAEISIQASLTGHIVFTTLHTNDAPSAVTRLRDMGLPTFLITATVEAVLAQRLVRKLCVNCKTEFTPSPEVIMELGLTPEQGAAQKWFYGKGCDRCNNTGYKGRMGVYELVVMNDVLRDMVVSEVSLDEFKDACRKYGMRTLRESGLQAIHEGRTSIDEIMRETMTEI; encoded by the coding sequence ATGGCGCGACGACTCGGCACGATCATGGTGGACATGGGCTACCTCGACGAGGAAGGCCTGTGGAAGGCCCTCGAGGAGCAGAAGCGCTCGAGCAACGAGCTCCTCGGCAAGGTGGCGGTGCGGCTGGGCCTGGTGAAGGAGGAGCAGGTCCTCAAGGCGCTCGGCGAGCAGCTGGGCATGAAGGTGATGAAGCTCGCCGACACCACGATCCCGGCGGAGATGACGGAGCTGGTCAACGAGAGCATGGCGACGGCCTACAAGGTCGTGCCGGTCTCGCAGAACAAGAAAGACAAGAGCGTCACGGTGGCGATGGCGGAGCCGCAGAACCCCTCCACCATCGACAGCCTGCGGATGTTCCTGGGGGTGGACGTCAAGGGGGCGATCGCCTCCGAGGCCGACGTCATGTCGGCGATCGAGCGGCTCTACGCCGGCCACCAGGAGTCGATCCAGGACGTCGTCAAGCAGATCGAGTCCGACAAGGGGCTCTCCGCGTTCGCCAACCGCAACCAGAACACGATCGACCTCGAGGCGATCGAGGAGATGGCCGAGGCCGCGCCGGTGCGGAAGCTCCTGAACATGGTGCTCCTGCTGGCGATCAAGGACAAGGCCTCGGACATCCACTTCGAGCCGTTCGAGGAAGAGTACAAGATGCGGTACCGCGTGGACGGCATCCTGTACGAGCTCGTCCCGCCGCCGCGGCACCTGGCGCCGGCGATCTCCAGCCGCATCAAGGTCATGTCGAACCTGGACATCGCCGAGCGGCGGCTGCCCCAGGACGGCAAGATCCAGCTCGCCCTGGGCGGCAACAACGTGGACATCCGCGTCTCCACCCTGCCGACGATGTTCGGCGAGAGCGTGGTGCTGCGGATCCTGGACCGCTCGGTCGTGCAGCTCGACCTCCGCAAGCTGGGCATGCCGGAGGACACGCTGGCGACCTGGATGCAGGTGATCCACAAGCCCAACGGCATCATCCTGGTCACCGGGCCGACGTCCTCCGGCAAGACGACCACCCTCTACGCGACGCTCAACGAGCTGAACAAGATCGAGGACAAGATCATCACCACGGAGGAGCCCGTCGAGTACGAGATCGAGGGCCTCATCCAGGTGCCGATCAACCCCGAGATCGGCGTCACCTTCGCCAACTGCCTGCGGGCCATCCTGCGGCAGGATCCGGACAAGATCCTCGTGGGCGAGACCCGCGACCTGGAGACGGCCGAGATCTCGATCCAGGCGTCGCTCACCGGGCACATCGTCTTCACGACGCTGCACACCAACGACGCCCCCTCGGCGGTCACCCGGCTCCGCGACATGGGGCTGCCGACGTTCCTCATCACGGCCACGGTCGAGGCCGTGCTGGCGCAGCGGCTCGTCCGCAAGCTCTGCGTCAACTGCAAGACCGAGTTCACCCCCAGCCCCGAGGTCATCATGGAGCTGGGCCTCACGCCCGAGCAGGGGGCGGCCCAGAAGTGGTTCTACGGCAAGGGCTGCGACCGCTGCAACAACACCGGCTACAAGGGCCGCATGGGCGTCTACGAGCTCGTCGTGATGAACGACGTCCTCCGCGACATGGTCGTCTCCGAGGTCTCGCTCGACGAGTTCAAGGACGCCTGCCGCAAGTACGGCATGCGGACCCTCCGCGAGTCCGGACTCCAGGCCATCCACGAGGGCCGGACCAGCATCGACGAGATCATGCGCGAGACCATGACGGAAATCTGA
- a CDS encoding type IV pilus twitching motility protein PilT, with product MGTLLIDKLLQTVCTQKASDLHLTVGSQPVVRLHGHMRPLATKVLEPPDTVALMKSITPERCQQELQELGGTDFGFAFGEMARFRVAVFKQRGNVGMVLRRIPNEFLTFEQLGLPTVMGELIQRPRGLILVTGPTGSGKTTSLASMINWINNNMDRHIITIEDPIEYFHKHQKSLVNQREIGIDVPDFPEAIRRALRMDPDIILVGEMRDLATISAAITAAETGHIVFGTLHTNSAEGTVNRIIDVFPKEQQDQIRTQLSVAIIGVLAQALLPRKPKGLVAAYEMLVVTPAISNLIRENKTYRIDSSIQTGRKHGMILLDDSLFNLWRQGLVEEQEVIYKSRKPKDLQDRIENAKKGIFDDDEEGGDEEE from the coding sequence ATGGGAACGCTGCTGATCGATAAGTTGCTCCAGACGGTCTGCACGCAGAAGGCGAGCGACCTGCACCTGACCGTGGGGAGCCAGCCGGTCGTGCGCCTCCACGGGCACATGAGGCCGCTCGCGACGAAGGTGCTGGAGCCGCCGGACACCGTGGCGCTCATGAAGAGCATCACGCCGGAGCGGTGCCAGCAGGAATTGCAGGAGCTCGGGGGGACGGACTTCGGCTTCGCCTTCGGCGAGATGGCCCGGTTCCGCGTCGCCGTGTTCAAGCAGCGCGGCAACGTGGGGATGGTGCTGCGGCGGATCCCCAACGAATTCCTCACGTTCGAGCAGCTCGGCCTGCCGACGGTGATGGGCGAGCTGATCCAGCGGCCGCGGGGCCTGATCCTGGTGACCGGCCCCACGGGGTCGGGCAAGACCACCAGCCTGGCCTCGATGATCAACTGGATCAACAACAACATGGACCGGCACATCATCACCATCGAGGACCCGATCGAGTACTTCCACAAGCACCAGAAGTCGCTCGTGAACCAGCGCGAGATCGGGATCGACGTGCCGGACTTCCCGGAGGCCATCCGCCGCGCCTTGCGGATGGACCCCGACATCATCCTCGTCGGCGAGATGCGGGACCTCGCCACCATCTCCGCGGCGATCACGGCCGCCGAGACGGGCCACATCGTCTTCGGCACCCTGCACACGAACTCCGCCGAAGGGACCGTCAACCGGATCATCGACGTCTTCCCGAAGGAGCAGCAGGACCAGATCCGCACCCAGCTCTCCGTCGCGATCATCGGCGTCCTGGCCCAGGCGCTCCTGCCCCGCAAGCCGAAGGGCCTGGTGGCCGCCTACGAGATGCTCGTCGTCACGCCGGCCATCTCCAACCTGATCCGCGAGAACAAGACGTACCGCATCGACTCCTCGATCCAGACCGGCCGCAAGCACGGCATGATCCTCCTGGACGACAGCCTCTTCAACCTCTGGCGCCAGGGGCTGGTGGAGGAGCAGGAGGTGATCTACAAGTCCCGCAAGCCCAAGGACCTGCAGGACCGGATCGAGAACGCGAAGAAGGGCATCTTCGACGACGACGAGGAGGGGGGCGACGAGGAGGAATGA
- a CDS encoding type II secretion system F family protein → MPTYQYEAMDHTGREVKDSIDASTQEEAAQLIRQKGFFVTKISEKAKKSARKSAAKKGGRKKKKSFTIGRISTKQLCTFTRQLSTLQDAGLPILRSLKILEGQCRPGVLKNSLGDVVEDIESGMTLSEAFAKHPKAFDRLYCNMIKAGEAGGALEAILQRLADFKEKSQSLKRRIKSAMVYPLVVISVACIIVGFILYFIIPKFEAIFKDFGVPLPGMTTFLIAASHFVIKYFYLCFLAPLFFWIFIKLLYRNRTGAYVCDRILLMIPVMGTIVEKSTVARTMRTLGTLVQSGVPILESLNIVRDTAGNAVFERAFTRIYESIREGETIAQPLRESRIVDDIVVNMIDVGEETGELDTMLNKIADNYDEEVETAVESLVSLLEPIMIVVLGGIIGFIVIALFLPLITLITKLSG, encoded by the coding sequence ATGCCGACGTATCAGTACGAGGCGATGGACCACACCGGCCGCGAGGTCAAGGACTCGATCGACGCCTCCACCCAGGAGGAGGCCGCCCAGCTCATCCGCCAGAAGGGCTTCTTCGTCACCAAGATCTCGGAGAAGGCCAAGAAGTCGGCCCGCAAGTCGGCGGCCAAGAAGGGCGGGCGGAAGAAGAAGAAGTCGTTCACGATCGGCCGGATCTCGACCAAGCAGCTCTGCACGTTCACCCGCCAGCTCTCCACGCTCCAGGACGCCGGCCTGCCGATCCTCCGGAGCCTGAAGATCCTGGAGGGCCAGTGCCGCCCCGGCGTGCTCAAGAACTCCCTCGGCGACGTGGTCGAGGACATCGAGAGCGGCATGACGCTCTCGGAGGCGTTCGCCAAGCACCCCAAGGCGTTCGACCGGCTCTACTGCAACATGATCAAGGCCGGCGAGGCCGGCGGCGCCCTGGAGGCCATCCTCCAGCGCCTGGCGGACTTCAAGGAGAAGTCCCAGAGCCTGAAGCGGCGGATCAAGTCGGCGATGGTCTACCCGCTCGTCGTGATCTCGGTCGCGTGCATCATCGTCGGCTTCATCCTCTACTTCATCATCCCGAAGTTCGAGGCCATCTTCAAGGACTTCGGCGTGCCCCTGCCGGGCATGACGACGTTCCTGATCGCCGCCAGCCACTTCGTGATCAAGTACTTCTATCTATGCTTCCTGGCGCCCCTGTTCTTCTGGATCTTCATCAAGCTCCTGTACCGGAATCGGACGGGTGCCTACGTCTGCGACCGAATATTACTCATGATCCCCGTCATGGGGACCATCGTGGAGAAGTCCACGGTGGCCCGGACCATGCGGACGTTGGGGACGCTCGTGCAGTCGGGCGTGCCGATCCTGGAGTCGCTGAACATCGTCCGCGACACGGCGGGCAACGCGGTCTTCGAGCGGGCGTTCACGCGCATTTATGAGAGCATCCGCGAGGGCGAGACGATCGCCCAGCCGCTCCGCGAGTCGCGGATCGTGGACGACATCGTCGTGAACATGATCGACGTCGGCGAGGAGACGGGCGAGCTGGACACGATGCTCAACAAGATCGCCGACAACTACGACGAGGAGGTGGAGACGGCCGTGGAGTCGCTCGTGAGCCTCCTGGAGCCGATCATGATCGTCGTCCTGGGCGGCATCATCGGCTTCATCGTCATCGCCCTGTTCCTGCCGCTGATCACCCTGATCACCAAGCTGTCCGGCTGA
- a CDS encoding type II secretion system protein — MTRPRPTHDRPDPTRRGGFTLVELLMVIAILGLLIALLLPAINSAVRTSRKAAIGAEINTLAQGLNAFKAQYGDYPPSRVYLAENGDFGSAQAIQIAPGDITFAQLSQRTVSYLRRFFPRAVLNTSGGNVWGALGSSPKVWYDFNGNGVMDPPYILEGHECLVFFLGGIPLNNGTSFSMTGFGKDPTNPFTNNGGVINSSDNRTSPMFEFAANRLVLDPLQIRRYQGDVPHYQAVAWNSPAYVDNSGNAINDVASAQINFYAYFSAYGKGGYDPNDVNFQLAISSNEVYGEKDANLAIPIQKFRVAYPIPTTAITGVANVAASAPPNPYTSSSTVPATGTAVQAPTFLNPQSFQIISSGPDGQYGLGGIYLPDSTGATVLPLDPNAATIGTSDTSIRTRERDNVTNFHNGSLD, encoded by the coding sequence ATGACCCGCCCCCGCCCCACCCACGACCGGCCCGACCCGACCCGCCGCGGCGGCTTCACGCTTGTGGAATTGCTGATGGTGATCGCCATCCTCGGCCTCCTGATCGCGCTCCTGCTGCCGGCCATCAACTCGGCCGTCAGGACCAGCCGGAAGGCCGCGATCGGGGCCGAGATCAACACGCTGGCCCAGGGCCTCAACGCCTTCAAGGCCCAGTACGGCGACTACCCGCCCAGCCGGGTCTACCTGGCCGAGAACGGCGACTTCGGCTCGGCCCAGGCCATCCAGATCGCCCCCGGCGACATCACCTTCGCACAGCTGTCCCAGCGTACCGTATCGTATCTCCGCAGATTCTTCCCGCGCGCCGTCCTGAACACCAGTGGCGGCAACGTCTGGGGCGCCTTGGGCTCGTCGCCGAAGGTCTGGTACGATTTCAACGGCAACGGGGTGATGGATCCCCCCTACATCCTGGAGGGCCACGAGTGCCTCGTCTTCTTCCTGGGGGGCATCCCGCTGAACAACGGGACGAGCTTCTCCATGACGGGGTTCGGCAAGGATCCGACCAACCCGTTCACGAACAACGGGGGCGTCATCAACTCCAGCGACAACCGCACGTCGCCGATGTTCGAGTTCGCCGCCAACCGGCTGGTCCTCGACCCGCTCCAGATACGCCGCTATCAGGGCGACGTCCCGCACTATCAGGCGGTCGCCTGGAACAGCCCCGCCTACGTCGATAATTCGGGCAACGCGATCAACGATGTGGCCAGCGCGCAGATCAATTTCTACGCCTATTTCAGCGCCTACGGGAAGGGCGGCTACGACCCGAACGACGTGAACTTCCAGCTCGCCATCTCCTCGAACGAGGTCTACGGCGAGAAGGACGCCAATCTCGCCATCCCCATCCAGAAATTCCGGGTCGCCTATCCGATCCCGACCACGGCGATCACGGGGGTGGCCAACGTCGCCGCATCGGCGCCGCCGAACCCGTACACGAGCAGCTCCACCGTCCCCGCGACCGGGACGGCGGTCCAGGCGCCGACGTTCCTCAACCCGCAGAGCTTCCAGATCATCTCGTCGGGCCCGGACGGCCAGTACGGGCTGGGCGGCATCTACCTGCCGGACTCCACCGGCGCGACGGTCCTCCCCCTCGACCCCAATGCGGCCACCATCGGCACCTCGGACACGAGCATCCGGACCCGCGAGCGGGACAACGTGACGAACTTCCACAACGGCTCGCTCGATTGA
- a CDS encoding prepilin-type N-terminal cleavage/methylation domain-containing protein has translation MRNQRPRATPRSRQAGGDGTPPGGCESHRAARRAAFTLVELLTVIAIIGIIITLILIAASGAQRQAEMAATQSLIAKLDSAMNDRLDALLQTRPDYNLTHRYMASVYYTDSNGVSRQSESQARAQVIAWYDFIKAEMPDVFYVYNTTGPYPLNFAFPESGLPGTPIDSQGLGHVMLPLGNSLRNNPSGNSFGDSNFSNTVGTGIYGASYFAAAGVYKNLGYLPAGWDGADNSTSSVSGGAGLVDEWGEGVNSTNSAQVVANLTNHKHHTARAEMLYALLVEGVGPLGSAFSRDDFTDREVRDTDGDGLPEFVDAWGNPLQFFRWPILYPTDVQRGQSEVVDSGTGLLTLLPPYYSTSATAATFLPRENSPLDPNNLLVAPAWWSATQNPMSPFGMGATSQNGSPAVTLFENFFHRLTEPLQHTGSVMDYWDRGGSADFGYRRAFYTRPLILSSGPDGAPGVYLIPDGGTSSMPLNAAHLIRFENNALIFDPVEAGFNGEVLGIQSFGAASKSYAIWQAGKDDITNQNRQTAGGGGGS, from the coding sequence ATGCGAAATCAGAGACCGAGAGCGACCCCGCGAAGCCGGCAGGCCGGCGGGGACGGGACGCCGCCGGGGGGGTGCGAATCCCACCGGGCCGCTCGACGGGCGGCCTTCACCCTGGTCGAGCTGCTGACCGTGATCGCGATCATCGGGATCATCATAACCCTGATCCTGATCGCGGCCAGTGGCGCCCAGCGGCAGGCGGAGATGGCCGCCACCCAGTCGCTGATCGCCAAGCTCGACTCCGCGATGAACGACCGCCTCGACGCCCTGCTCCAGACGCGGCCCGATTACAACCTGACGCACCGCTACATGGCGAGCGTGTACTACACCGACAGCAACGGCGTCTCCCGCCAGAGCGAGAGCCAGGCCAGGGCCCAGGTCATCGCCTGGTACGACTTCATCAAGGCGGAGATGCCCGACGTCTTCTACGTCTACAACACGACCGGGCCGTACCCGCTCAACTTCGCCTTCCCGGAGAGCGGCCTGCCCGGCACCCCGATCGATTCCCAGGGGCTCGGGCACGTCATGCTGCCCCTCGGCAATTCGCTCCGGAACAACCCGTCCGGCAATAGCTTCGGGGACTCCAACTTCTCGAACACCGTGGGGACGGGGATCTACGGGGCGTCCTACTTCGCGGCCGCGGGGGTCTACAAGAACCTCGGATACCTGCCCGCGGGGTGGGACGGGGCGGACAACAGCACGTCCAGCGTCTCGGGCGGCGCCGGGCTGGTGGACGAGTGGGGGGAGGGGGTGAATTCGACCAACTCCGCCCAGGTGGTGGCGAACCTCACCAACCACAAGCACCACACGGCCCGCGCCGAGATGCTCTATGCCCTCCTCGTCGAGGGGGTGGGGCCGCTCGGTTCCGCCTTCAGCCGCGACGACTTCACCGACAGGGAGGTCCGCGACACCGACGGCGACGGCCTCCCCGAGTTCGTGGACGCCTGGGGCAACCCGCTCCAGTTCTTCCGCTGGCCCATCCTCTACCCGACGGACGTGCAACGGGGGCAGTCGGAGGTCGTGGACTCCGGGACGGGCCTGCTTACGCTGCTGCCCCCCTACTACTCGACGTCCGCCACGGCGGCGACGTTCCTCCCGCGCGAGAACTCCCCCCTCGATCCGAACAACCTGCTCGTGGCCCCCGCCTGGTGGTCGGCGACCCAGAATCCGATGTCCCCCTTCGGCATGGGCGCGACGTCGCAGAACGGCAGCCCGGCGGTGACCCTGTTCGAGAATTTCTTCCACCGCCTCACCGAGCCGCTCCAGCACACGGGGAGCGTGATGGACTACTGGGACCGGGGCGGGAGCGCGGACTTCGGCTACCGCAGGGCCTTCTACACGAGGCCCCTGATCCTCTCCTCCGGCCCCGACGGGGCGCCCGGGGTCTACCTGATCCCCGACGGCGGAACCTCCTCCATGCCCCTCAACGCCGCGCACCTCATCCGCTTCGAGAACAACGCGCTGATCTTCGACCCGGTCGAGGCGGGGTTCAACGGCGAGGTGCTGGGGATCCAGAGCTTCGGGGCCGCCTCCAAGAGCTATGCGATCTGGCAGGCCGGCAAGGACGACATCACCAATCAGAACCGCCAGACCGCCGGCGGCGGGGGAGGGTCCTGA